CCATTTTCTTTCATTAGAAATTCAATGAATTCTCTTACTGCTCCATCTCCACCATCTTTAGTAGAAATAAAATGAACTCTCTCTAAAACTTCAGCTGCACTATTTTTAGGAGCTGCTGCAATTTTTACCATTCTCATTACACCAAGATCGTTGATGTCATCTCCCATATATGCTACTTCATCTAAAGTTATACCTAATTTAGTTATTAATTTCTCCATCTCTTGAACTTTATTTGATATCCCTTGAGCTACCTCTTGGATTCCTAATTCGTCTGCTCTTCTTTGTACAATATTAGAAGATTTTCCAGTAATTATTGCAACTATTCCACCCTCTTTTATCCATTGAGCTATTGCAAATCCATCTTTAACATCAAAAGCCTTTAAGTTGTTGTCTTTATCATCTGTATATATCTTTCCATTTGATAATGTTCCATCCACATCTAAAGCTATTAATTTTATCATCTTTCCTCATCTCCCTTTTAAATTTTTATATAAAGAAAAAAGGATATCCAATACAGGATATCCTCTCACATACTAAGAAAAATTATAGTGCGTTTACTTTAGCAGCTAATCTTGCTTTCTTTCTAGATGCTGTATTTTTCTTCATGATTCCTTTGCTTACTGCTTTATCTAATTCTTTGTAAGCTACTGATAGAGCTGCTTTTGCTGCTTCTACATCTTTAGTATCTACAGTTGTTAAAACTTTTTTAGTCATTGTTTTAACTCTAGATTTTACTGCTTGATTTCTTTCTCTGTTTCTTTCTGCTACTAAAACTCTCTTTTTAGCTGATCTTGAATGTGCCAAATTAAAAACCTCCAATTATTTTCAAATAAATAAATTATTTTTCCATAAAATGATATCATAAATTAAACAAAATGTCAACTTGTTATTGACAAGAAGTAATTTTAATTTGTTTAAGTTAAGCTACAAAAGAGACACCTTTTCTTGTACAATGGACCATATTTATTCTATCATAATTTCCCAAAAATTAAAAGTATTTTTTATATAAATTTCTTTTAAATCTTTATTTGTTAGATTTCAATACATCTATATAATCTGGTGTAATAAATGAATTTTAGGTACTCATTTTTGGACTACTCAAACTCTAAAACAGCTAGTCATAGACATTTTATAGCAATAATCAAGGGAGATAAAGTTCATTTTAAGGCAAAAATGGGTGTTTATTTTCCGTTCAGTAGTTTTAATTGAAAAAAGCAGATTTTTTTAACTACTGAAATACAGCCATTAATACCTTTAATTTTCACGTAAAAGAATAAAAAGTGTAATCAGATGTAATCATTTGTAATCAAAGTGTAATCATAAAAATTTATACTAAAAATTAGAAATAACAATATAAAATAAAAGTGTAATCAAAAATGGGAGTAAGGGGACGTATATATATAGGTAATTTATAATATATTTGTATAAAAAAGTCTCCCTATATAAGATAGGTCTGTGTAAATTTGATTACACTTCACCCTAATTTCTATATATAACTATCTTAAATACATATAAAATTAAGTATAATTAATGATTACACTTAATTTTTAAAATATATATTAATAAATAGAAATAATAGTAATTAATAGATGTAATCAAAAGTTGGTTACATATTGATTACACTTACAAGATTAAAACTATCTATAAAACTATATAAAAATAAAAACATAAAGAAAAATATTGAAAAAAAACTCTTTAGAACAGTAGTATTTTAGTAAAATAGACTAGTTGTCTAAGAGAAAAAAAGGAGCTTTTTACAACCTCTATAGCTATTTTAAGTGGGGTGAGTGACAGTAAAAAAGAGCTAAAGTACTTAAAAATATATAAAAAATCACATTTAATATGGCAAATTTATCTAAATATTCAATTAAAATATTATAAAAAGTAGCTCCAGTACTAGTACCAGAGCTACTCAATTATAATTATTAATAATATTTACTAAATTTTACTTACATCGAATACTTCAAGTTTATCTTCTTCAACATGTCTATCTTGCATTCTTAAAATTGCACTGATAGTGTCTAAAGCTGTTAAAACTTCAACTCCATATTCAATAGCAGTTCTTCTCATTTTAAATCCATCTCTTTGAGCGTCATTTGCTTTTGTAGGTGTATTGATTAGTAGATCAACTTCTCTATTTTTCAATACATCAGAGATGTTAGGTGATGCTTCTCCCATTCTGTTTACTATTTTAGCTTCAACACCATTGTCAGCTAGGAATTTTTGAGTTCCTTTAGTTGCATAAAGGATAGATCCATGTTCAACAAGGCTCTTAGCTATTGGTAAGAATTCCTCTTTATCTTTATCTCTAATAGTAACAAGTATCTTTCTATCTTTGATTAGGTGAACTCTCTTAGCTCCTAAAAGTCCTTTATAGATAGCTTCATCTACGTTGTTTCCAACTCCAAGAACTTCTCCTGTAGATCTCATTTCAGGTCCTAATGATACTTCAACACTTGAAAGTTTTTCAGTAGAGAATACTGGTACTTTTACAGCAACTACATTTGGTTTTTTATAGATTCCTGTTCCATAAGGCATATCTTTTAATTTTTCTCCAAGAGCCACTCTTGTAGCTATTTCAATTGCAGGTACTCCTGAAACTTTTGAAATATATGGAACTGTTCTTGAAGATCTTGGGTTAACTTCAATTACATATAATTTATGCTCATAAGCTATAAATTGAATGTTCATCATACCTTTAACTTCAAGAGCTTTAGCTATTTTCTTAGTAATTTCAAGAAGTTCTTCTTCTGTTCCTTCATATAGATTTTGTTGTGGATAGATAGTTATTGAGTCTCCAGAGTGAACTCCTGCTCTTTCTAAGTGTTCCATAACTCCAGGGATTAATACATCTTCTCCATCACAGATAGCATCTACTTCAAGTTCAATACCGTTTAGATATTTATCTATTAATACTGGGTTTGAAGGGTCTCTATCAAATGATGCTTCTAGATATTTAACTAGGTTATATTCATCGTGACAAATTTCCATTCCTTGTCCTCCAAGTACATATGAAGGTCTTACAAGTACTGGGTATTTAATTTCATTTGCTATTGAGATTCCGTGGTTTACATCCCATACTGCTCTTCCTTTTGGTCTAGCAATATCAAGTTCTTCCATCATCTCTTCAAATCTTTCTCTATCTTCTGCTTCGTCAATTTTGTCTGCACTTGTTCCAATTACTTTTATTCCTCTATCGCTTAGGTCATTTGCTAATTTAATAGCTGTTTGTCCTCCAAATTGAAGAATAACTCCTTCTGGTTTTTCTTTTTCAAGAATATTCATAATATCTTCTGTTACAAGTGGTTCAAAGTATAGTTTATCAGCAGTTGAGAAGTCTGTTGATACAGTTTCTGGGTTGTTGTTGATAATTATACTTTCAATTCCAAGTTTTTTAAGTGTTTTAACTGCATGTACTGTACAGTAGTCAAATTCTATTCCTTGTCCAATTCTGATTGGTCCTGAACCTATAACAACTATTTTTCTTCTATCTGATACTGTTGCATCATCATATTGATCATAAGTTGAGTAGTAGTATGAAGATGTAGCTTTAAACTCTCCAGCACAAGTGTCAACCATTTTGTAAACTGGTGTTATATGATAAGCTTTTCTCTTAGTGTAGATGTCATCTTCACTGATTCCCATAAGATCTGCTATTCCTTTATCTGAGAATCCTTTATTTTTTAATTTTCTTAAATAATCTGGATCTAATTCTTTGAATTTTAATCCTTTTAAAATCTCTTCTTGTTTAACTATCCATTCGATTTTTTCCATGAAGAATTTATCTATTCCAGTTAATTTTTGAAGTTTTTCTTTTATATATCCTCTTCTTAACATTTCTGCAACAACGAAGATTCTTTCATCATCTGGTTTAACTACAGCAGCTTTTAATTGTTCCATAGTCATTTTCTTAGCTACTGGGTGTTCTAAACTATATCTTCCAATTTCAAGTGATCTGATTCCTTTTAAGAAAGCTGATTCAAATGTACTTCCGATAGCCATAACTTCTCCAGTTGCCATCATTTTTGTTCCTAGTGTTCTATTTGCTTTTTTGAACTTATCAAATGGCCACTTAGGAATTTTTACAACTATATAGTCAATAGTTGGATCAAAACAAGCATAAGTTGTTTGAGTAGCTTCGTTTACTATTTCATCAAGAGTATATCCCATAGCAAGTTTTGTAGATACTCTAGCTATTGGGTAACCAGTTGCTTTTGATGCAAGAGCTGATGATCTTGAAACTCTTGGGTTAATTTCTATAATTGCATATTCAAATGATTTTGGATGAAGAGCAAATTGAACATTACATCCTCCAATAACTCCAACTTCATTTACTATTTTAACTGCTGATGCTCTAAGCATTGCACACTCTTTAGCTGAAAGTGTTTGAGTTGGTGCAACAACTATTGAGTCTCCAGTATGGATTCCAACTGGGTCAACGTTTTCCATGTTACATACAACTATTGTATTTCCATTTTTATCTCTGATTACTTCATATTCAATCTCTTTCCATCCATAGATTGATTTTTCAAGAAGTACTTGTCCTACCATTGAAAGAGCAAGTCCTTTTACTAATATATCTTCTAGTTCTTTAGGGTTGTTAGCAATTCCCCCTCCAGTTCCTCCAAGAGTATATGCAGGTCTTACAA
This DNA window, taken from uncultured Fusobacterium sp., encodes the following:
- a CDS encoding HAD family hydrolase, which codes for MIKLIALDVDGTLSNGKIYTDDKDNNLKAFDVKDGFAIAQWIKEGGIVAIITGKSSNIVQRRADELGIQEVAQGISNKVQEMEKLITKLGITLDEVAYMGDDINDLGVMRMVKIAAAPKNSAAEVLERVHFISTKDGGDGAVREFIEFLMKENGTWENVINRFLNQK
- the rpsT gene encoding 30S ribosomal protein S20, with the translated sequence MAHSRSAKKRVLVAERNRERNQAVKSRVKTMTKKVLTTVDTKDVEAAKAALSVAYKELDKAVSKGIMKKNTASRKKARLAAKVNAL
- the carB gene encoding carbamoyl-phosphate synthase large subunit, producing MLDKSIKKTLVIGSGPIIIGQAAEFDYSGTQACETLKKEGIEVVLINSNPATIMTDKAVADRIYIEPITIEFVEKVISKERPDSIIAGMGGQTGLNMVVELSEKGILEKYGVRVIGTSVESIKKGEDREIFRETMNKLGEPIIQSKIVETLEEGFEVAREIGYPIVVRPAYTLGGTGGGIANNPKELEDILVKGLALSMVGQVLLEKSIYGWKEIEYEVIRDKNGNTIVVCNMENVDPVGIHTGDSIVVAPTQTLSAKECAMLRASAVKIVNEVGVIGGCNVQFALHPKSFEYAIIEINPRVSRSSALASKATGYPIARVSTKLAMGYTLDEIVNEATQTTYACFDPTIDYIVVKIPKWPFDKFKKANRTLGTKMMATGEVMAIGSTFESAFLKGIRSLEIGRYSLEHPVAKKMTMEQLKAAVVKPDDERIFVVAEMLRRGYIKEKLQKLTGIDKFFMEKIEWIVKQEEILKGLKFKELDPDYLRKLKNKGFSDKGIADLMGISEDDIYTKRKAYHITPVYKMVDTCAGEFKATSSYYYSTYDQYDDATVSDRRKIVVIGSGPIRIGQGIEFDYCTVHAVKTLKKLGIESIIINNNPETVSTDFSTADKLYFEPLVTEDIMNILEKEKPEGVILQFGGQTAIKLANDLSDRGIKVIGTSADKIDEAEDRERFEEMMEELDIARPKGRAVWDVNHGISIANEIKYPVLVRPSYVLGGQGMEICHDEYNLVKYLEASFDRDPSNPVLIDKYLNGIELEVDAICDGEDVLIPGVMEHLERAGVHSGDSITIYPQQNLYEGTEEELLEITKKIAKALEVKGMMNIQFIAYEHKLYVIEVNPRSSRTVPYISKVSGVPAIEIATRVALGEKLKDMPYGTGIYKKPNVVAVKVPVFSTEKLSSVEVSLGPEMRSTGEVLGVGNNVDEAIYKGLLGAKRVHLIKDRKILVTIRDKDKEEFLPIAKSLVEHGSILYATKGTQKFLADNGVEAKIVNRMGEASPNISDVLKNREVDLLINTPTKANDAQRDGFKMRRTAIEYGVEVLTALDTISAILRMQDRHVEEDKLEVFDVSKI